A stretch of the Fusarium musae strain F31 chromosome 2, whole genome shotgun sequence genome encodes the following:
- a CDS encoding hypothetical protein (EggNog:ENOG41) translates to MAINPFLNKDEMTSRRSFHIPPLSSSVPEFTQSSVLLSSQSRVTEKKLHSKKRRSQDDPAPGSAAFRARRLADIPRRVERIKEADAWPRDEIPRTPGPYQLSDWDQCSNRAQVSSPGLEPEYELCQTAPLEPYGVSLEAAIDNWRGSRQLSHFAHDGGFAYAGSWCYTAPVKPSHLELEWHNPERVVLADDWCPETPRDTRLSTPDLPPLSTDFEFCPCHGSGEHEKDRINQEFYLATRSKMDVQMINALAHIAQDQTVSGSAFRQVSREMKDA, encoded by the exons ATGGCAATCAATCCTTTCCTCaacaaagatgagatgactTCTCGTCGTTCTTTCCACATTCCTCCCTTGTCGTCTTCCGTCCCAGAGTTTACACAAAGCAGTGTCCTGCTGTCGTCCCAGAGCCGGGTCACTGAAAAGAAACTCCATTCAAAGAAGCGTAGATCCCAAGACGATCCCGCTCCTGGTAGTGCCGCCTTCAGAGCTCGCCGCTTGGCAGACATCCCCCGCCGTGTTGAGCGGATCAAAGAAGCGGATGCTTGGCCGCGGGATGAAATTCCCAGAACACCTGGCCCATACCAGCTGTCAGACTGGGATCAGTGCTCAAACAGAGCCCAGGTGTCCTCACCTGGCCTGGAGCCAGAATATGAGCTCTGTCAGACGGCTCCGCTCGAGCCATATGGTGTCTCACTTGAGGCGGCCATTGATAACTGGCGAGGTAGCCGGCAACTGTCCCATTTCGCTCATGACGGAGGCTTTGCTTACGCGGGGTCCTGGTGCTACACAGCACCTGTGAAACCTAGTCACCTGGAACTAGAGTGGCACAACCCTGAGCGAGTCGTCCTCGCAGACGACTGGTGCCCTGAGACACCCAGGGACACCCGACTCTCCACGCCAGATCTGCCTCCACTGTCGACAGACTTTGAGTTTTGTCCATGCCATGGCTCAGGGGAGCATGAGAAAGATAGGATAAACCAAGAATTCTACTTGGCGACAAGATCCAAGATGGACGTGCAGA TGATAAACGCGCTGGCGCACATCGCACAGGACCAAACAGTATCCGGAAGTGCGTTCCGACAAGTCTCGCGAGAAATGAAGGATGCGTGA
- a CDS encoding hypothetical protein (EggNog:ENOG41), whose protein sequence is MFSRSTRRLASQLRPLPSLSIPTSQAPARVQSRTFIATRLTRSASTKPPASDKSATISRDPGTSFAFLLAGAASFYLAYSFAQQSPTRCDAIAHDENDHDPRDPSLPRYRINEVRKHDAHSDHPWVIHRDKVYDITEWIGAHPGGDVILRAAGGSIDPYWDIFSIHKNDYVYDILNQYLIGYVDPADLVDGRPGRQEIEDPFSDDPVRHPDLITMTQKPRNAETPAYAMTNDFLTPNDLFYVRNHMWVPSIAEDPNDHNLTIELPDGTTKEYTLADLKKRFKSHKVTASLQCSGNRRKHMNEESGRKTNGLPWTAGAISNACWEGVLLSDVLADAGFDLHSGLAGESEAKHVQFNGLEAYGASIPIKKAIDPQGDVILAYKMNGQTLPRDHGFPLRAIVPGHVAARSVKWLNHVTLSDEESTSQWQRRDYKCFGPNQTKVDWDAAPAIQELPVQSAITKCKLGDWTAKGGNSHTYTKPASLAGYAYSGGGRAIVRVDVSFDNGKNWSQASILPDCSTKEGEESPCYGHAAWAWRRWKFDGAVPLEAFEPAPSGKRCAMFVVKATDEVYNTQPESHAATWNIRGNLATAWHRVRICDDGPTGSETKV, encoded by the coding sequence ATGTTCTCGCGATCAACACGGCGCTTGGCCAGCCAGCTACGACCTCTACCATCTTTATCTATCCCTACATCACAAGCTCCCGCGAGGGTACAATCTCGCACCTTCATCGCAACACGACTCACACGATCTGCATCAACTAAACCTCCTGCTTCTGATAAGTCTGCGACGATATCGAGAGATCCAGGCACTTCCTTCGCATTTCTACTCGCTGGAGCAGCTTCCTTCTACCTCGCATACAGCTTCGCGCAACAATCTCCTACGCGATGCGACGCCATCGCCCATGACGAAAACGACCATGATCCTCGAGATCCTTCGCTTCCTCGATATCGCATCAATGAAGTGCGCAAGCACGATGCTCATTCTGATCACCCCTGGGTCATCCACCGCGATAAAGTCTACGATATCACTGAATGGATAGGCGCGCATCCTGGCGGTGATGTTATCCTTCGCGCTGCTGGCGGTTCCATTGACCCCTACTGGGATATCTTTTCTATACACAAAAACGACTATGTCTACGATATTTTAAATCAGTACCTAATTGGGTACGTCGACCCGGCAGACCTCGTCGATGGGCGACCGGGGCGACAAGAGATCGAGGATCCTTTCTCGGATGATCCAGTTCGACATCCAGACTTGATTACAATGACGCAGAAGCCCAGAAACGCAGAGACGCCAGCCTATGCTATGACGAATGACTTTCTCACGCCTAACGACCTTTTCTACGTGCGCAACCACATGTGGGTGCCATCAATAGCCGAGGACCCGAATGATCATAATCTCACGATAGAACTCCCTGATGGAACCACAAAAGAATACACCCTCGCGGACCTAAAGAAGCGCTTCAAATCCCACAAAGTCACAGCCTCTCTTCAATGCTCCGGCAACCGCCGGAAACACATGAACGAGGAATCTGGCCGCAAAACAAATGGTCTTCCTTGGACTGCTGGAGCTATCTCAAACGCCTGCTGGGAAGGCGTCTTACTCTCTGACGTCCTGGCAGATGCAGGCTTTGATCTACATTCAGGCCTCGCTGGAGAATCAGAAGCAAAGCACGTTCAGTTCAACGGCCTAGAAGCTTACGGCGCATCGATCCCTATCAAAAAGGCTATTGATCCCCAAGGCGACGTGATACTCGCCTACAAAATGAACGGCCAGACTCTCCCGCGCGATCATGGGTTTCCCCTACGAGCTATTGTTCCTGGTCATGTTGCTGCGCGATCTGTCAAATGGTTGAATCATGTCACGCTGAGTGACGAGGAGAGCACTTCTCAGTGGCAGCGACGTGACTACAAGTGTTTTGGCCCGAACCAGACCAAAGTAGACTGGGATGCAGCACCCGCCATTCAAGAATTACCTGTCCAAAGCGCCATTACAAAGTGCAAACTTGGCGATTGGACAGCCAAAGGTGGCAATTCTCACACTTATACGAAACCAGCTTCATTGGCTGGCTACGCATACTCCGGCGGAGGCCGCGCCATCGTCCGTGTCGACGTCTCCTTTGATAACGGCAAAAACTGGTCTCAAGCCTCCATCCTTCCCGACTGTTCCACAAAAGAGGGCGAGGAATCGCCTTGCTATGGTCACGCAGCCTGGGCTTGGCGGAGATGGAAGTTTGACGGTGCGGTCCCGTTAGAGGCGTTTGAACCCGCGCCATCCGGGAAGCGATGTGCGATGTTTGTTGTGAAAGCCACGGACGAGGTGTACAACACGCAACCAGAGAGTCACGCAGCAACTTGGAATATTCGCGGTAATCTTGCTACAGCGTGGCATCGCGTGAGGATTTGCGATGATGGTCCTACGGGGTCAGAAACAAAAGTGTAG
- a CDS encoding hypothetical protein (EggNog:ENOG41), with protein MQERAFADNTIQALRAHQVYLKLLLINHIIYLTKLFEEALPLPPDTNVVAINAHLGREPGPAVDTEYFDFDDYRACLAVSKSWKAKFGMKGAMA; from the exons ATGCAGGAGAGGGCATTTGCCGATAACACGATCCAGGCCCTCCGTGCCCATCAGGTctacctcaagcttctccttaTTAAccatattatatatttaaccAAACTTTTCGAGGAAGCACTGCC TTTACCACCAGATACTAATGTGGTAGCCATCAACGCCCATCTTGGTCGAGAGCCAGGTCCCGCTGTCGACACCGAGTATTTCGACTTTGATGACTATCGTGCTTGCCTTGCTGTGAGCAAGAGCTGGAAGGCAAAGTTCGGAATGAAAGGGGCAATGGCTTAA
- a CDS encoding hypothetical protein (EggNog:ENOG41) yields the protein MSSSEPQSPLSEPSSDPYFGPPLLLNLPPELIDNILSHLSPYDLSAISATCRDLHKHALSDVLWYPLVQENVPGVTLTSPQPCNSYHELYVAHDRLWFLPRQKIWFCDRDLTGRLMIVRYDPRRGCIEGYQLLASRDRQIQQSFIGQGDVLINEFDPKVKLHLDKPVLQFRVGERAPEVFLSRPGANRFADEMPVTLDDRIDALFSNFMLTCELDHEEAQQNLNSRFPYGNIWPPPHIPSDHHVSGSSTQVTSEGIFVKTPSSRPQRREEVSERFFRIRQWMEMAGGLSRIGMAAGLGGIYNMLRLSRTAVDGGMPNVHVGEELITYSTLDPKLYTPTVLKPWRGIWVGDYSTHGCEFLLIHQPDDETSVTDEELGLVRRDSETDEEWEARRTEGRTFQGRLEAIKLTGDPNVPRGEITFVADDIGPDGVVEGPPVDPCFQGMRAVHSKGHIANTGFASGKPPCFTESRPRNELALTKTDRYIESQLIFVSHDRLAQHWVGFGHINYFQRVDIDEFLKV from the coding sequence ATGTCCTCCAGTGAACCCCAATCACCGCTGTCTGAGCCGTCATCAGATCCATACTTCgggcctcctcttcttctaaaTCTCCCTCCTGAACTCATCGACAAcattctctctcatctttcACCCTACGACCTCTCCGCCATATCCGCTACATGTCGAGACCTGCATAAGCACGCTCTCTCAGATGTCCTCTGGTACCCACTCGTTCAAGAAAATGTCCCAGGCGTCACTCTCACAAGCCCCCAGCCCTGCAACAGCTATCATGAGCTTTACGTCGCTCACGATCGTCTCTGGTTCCTCCCCAGACAGAAAATCTGGTTCTGCGATAGAGATCTTACTGGAAGACTCATGATTGTTCGCTATGATCCTCGGCGGGGTTGCATCGAGGGCTATCAGTTACTCGCCAGTAGAGACCGGCAAATACAGCAAAGTTTCATCGGACAAGGCGACGTTTTGATCAATGAGTTTGATCCCAAGGTCAAACTTCATCTTGATAAGCCTGTGCTGCAGTTTCGCGTGGGAGAACGAGCGCCGGAGGTTTTCCTGAGTCGGCCCGGTGCCAATCGCTTCGCTGATGAGATGCCTGTGACTCTGGATGACAGAATCGATGCTCTGTTTAGCAATTTCATGCTAACATGCGAGCTCGATCACGAAGAAGCCCAACAAAATCTCAACTCGCGTTTTCCATACGGCAATATCTGGCCACCGCCTCACATCCCTTCGGACCATCATGTCTCAGGTAGCAGCACGCAAGTAACATCAGAGGGCATCTTTGTGAAGACGCCATCGTCTCGACCTCAGCGCCGCGAAGAAGTATCAGAGCGATTCTTCCGCATTCGCCAGTGGATGGAAATGGCGGGCGGTTTATCCCGAATCGGTATGGCAGCTGGTTTGGGTGGGATATACAATATGCTAAGATTATCACGCACCGCAGTCGACGGCGGAATGCCCAACGTTCACGTCGGTGAGGAGCTCATCACGTACTCCACCCTCGATCCGAAGTTATACACGCCGACTGTGCTAAAGCCGTGGAGGGGAATTTGGGTTGGCGATTACAGTACCCATGGATGCGAGTTCTTGCTTATACATCAACCTGACGATGAGACGAGCGTTACGGATGAAGAACTTGGTCTTGTGAGACGAGATTCCGAGACTGATGAAGAGTGGGAGGCGAGACGGACTGAAGGACGGACCTTTCAGGGACGGTTGGAGGCTATTAAATTAACCGGTGATCCCAATGTTCCGCGGGGTGAAATCACGTTTGTAGCTGATGACATTGGACCCGATGGTGTTGTCGAGGGTCCACCAGTAGATCCCTGCTTCCAGGGAATGAGAGCAGTTCACAGCAAAGGACATATTGCAAATACCGGATTCGCCTCAGGTAAGCCCCCTTGTTTCACCGAGTCGAGGCCTCGAAATGAGCTTGCACTGACGAAGACAGACCGATATATTGAGAGCCAACTTATATTCGTCAGTCACGATCGGCTTGCGCAGCACTGGGTTGGGTTTGGACATATAAACTACTTTCAGAGGGTGGACATTGATGAGTTCCTCAAGGTGTAA
- a CDS encoding hypothetical protein (EggNog:ENOG41), with protein MPLQGSAKARTRSVSNPSSWRNRSQPSTPVATVFPGLGASQSAHRQGLPAWDRTLDAVYHGAFEKASFEKVLISFYENHAKEKPSSGRDVWRKEDFESPSSTLLQIASYLEVSFAFRADFLVTFLQNTKLHAVLSPFTGPRVSPLATTWLNNYGMYANNIVIELDMTHLGCGSDPGAVALSPNVEQIEKLLQEFIDVQMKRKESCPMESLILLCRRFYGKRPQAAIVSPTRAISSRPGSRSASRSASRSAKTPEPYSPTAITPRRFNFDEDAGGLRSPTFPDANSPAHPPVAPVAPVAPVEEYCPDSYLHFCNNILHLKGRIGSVRMCGFSEKYTAPFMGTLFSNNSKITKSYAYRVAPSTIWPKLVGQKSYVDTGNGNLSLDDHAVTATKDVPSTLRIWEGCVQLPPPQIDANGDMLLPAIVGDLQKLRSTRQRSATSLSERTCEDLRKEGSKGDTLDKRTIAWFKSNYGKGKLKKKRVLSRDAATTY; from the exons ATGCCCCTTCAAGGCAGTGCCAAAGCGCGCACAAGAAGTGTTTCTaatccatcatcttggaggAATCGTTCACAGCCTTCTACGCCTGTTGCTACTGTGTTTCCTGGTCTGGGTGCATCGCAGAGTGCGCACCGCCAAGGGCTCCCAGCTTGGGATCGGACACTTGATGCTGTGTATCATGGCGCTTTTGAGAAAGCGAGTTTCGAAAAGGTGCTTATTTCTTTCTATGAGAACCACGCGAAAGAGAAACCAAGTTCTGG CCGTGATGTTTGGCGCAAAGAAGACTTTGAGTCACCTTCATCGACATTACTGCAAATAGCTTCTTACCTTGAAGTATCTTTTGCATTTCGCGCGGACTTTCTTGTCACATTTCTGCAGAACACGAAACTACACGCCGTCTTGTCGCCATTCACTGGACCGAGAGTAAGCCCACTTGCAACAACATGGCTTAACAACTACGGTATGTACGCaaacaacatcgtcatcgaacTCGACATGACGCATTTGGGCTGCGGCTCTGATCCTGGCGCTGTAGCGCTTTCGCCAAACGTTGAGCAGATAGAGAAACTGCTCCAAGAATTCATCGATGTACAAATGAAGCGAAAGGAGTCGTGCCCCATGGAGAGCCTGATTCTCCTCTGTCGACGCTTCTACGGAAAACGACCCCAAGCAGCCATTGTCTCGCCGACTCGCGCCATCAGTAGTCGACCAGGCTCACGCTCGGCGTCACGATCAGCATCGCGGAGCGCCAAGACGCCAGAGCCGTACAGTCCAACAGCGATAACACCCCGACGATTCAACTTCGACGAAGACGCTGGAGGCCTACGAAGCCCAACGTTTCCCGATGCCAACAGTCCAGCCCATCCACCTGTAGCACCTGTAGCACCTGTAGCACCTGTGGAAGAGTATTGTCCCGACTCGTACCTCCATTTCTGCAACAATATCCTGCATCTCAAGGGTCGCATCGGTTCAGTCCGCATGTGCGGTTTCAGCGAGAAGTACACAGCGCCATTCATGGGGACGTTGTTCTCCAATAACAGCAAGATTACGAAGAGTTACGCATATCGTGTTGCGCCATCGACGATATGGCCTAAACTCGTCGGCCAGAAGTCCTACGTCGATACGGGGAATGGAAATCTCTCGCTCGATGACCACGCAGTCACCGCTACCAAAGACGTCCCCAGCACCTTGCGCATCTGGGAAGGCTGTGTacagcttcctcctcctcaaatCGACGCAAACGGAGATATGCTCCTCCCTGCCATCGTGGGCGATCTACAGAAGCTGAGGAGCACTCGTCAGAGAAGTGCGACTAGCTTATCGGAGCGCACATGCGAGGATCTACGAAAGGAGGGCTCGAAGGGCGATACGTTGGACAAGAGGACTATTGCGTGGTTCAAGAGCAACTACGGAAAGgggaagctcaagaagaagagagtcttGAGCAGAGACGCTGCTACAACGTATTGA
- a CDS encoding hypothetical protein (EggNog:ENOG41): protein MIGTSFGEWVFIRLSIAFFRYTPLIYIFLILFLPLIQPVSVVFPFVCVLLAALLAEVVFYLFIYRPYLQRLKRDAVHPTALSRQDRNALFERCLGNVPSLEIYLRWWFLDADPKEIRRENVREFMLWAFFERGGGSGLVDDEESVEEEVEHYLSLVEQRLGRKFEEGRGNVKSLRLTIDGITTTYRSLVWYIIVFFLDQATHIAFRWHGFDFHRRPRSSALRVFPPRPQELFPGPKSPSTRLSYWHRPHTAEDKLPVVFLHGIGIGLWTYVRFLAGLHKTGDGNGSVGVIALEILPISFRLTPAILDKTEFLAHMTSILEHHCWHKFALVSHSYGSVLTTHMLHDPSFQHRVPSVVLIDPVTIMLHLPDVAYNFTRRKPRRANEWQLWYFASTDPGVALCLGRHFFWRENILWKEDLLGTQSDGHHARHVAVTLSGRDLIVDTTAVAEYLGVDLGIGRNGMVAESHNGVEVVMFPKLDHAQVFDDRVSRESVIQMVRSRCAS, encoded by the coding sequence ATGATCGGCACATCATTCGGTGAATGGGTCTTTATCCGCTTATCCATCGCCTTCTTTCGCTACACGCCTCTAATTTACATCTTTCTCATCTTATTCCTCCCTCTCATCCAACCTGTATCCGTCGTCTTTCCATTTGTGTGTGTTCTGCTAGCTGCGCTGTTGGCAGAAGTGGTGTTCTATCTGTTTATATATAGACCATACCTACAGCGGCTCAAACGGGATGCAGTCCACCCAACAGCGCTCTCGCGCCAAGACCGAAATGCCCTATTTGAGCGATGTTTAGGAAACGTGCCGTCTTTGGAGATTTATCTGAGATGGTGGTTTCTTGATGCGGATCCCAAGGAGATACGGAGGGAGAATGTGAGAGAGTTCATGTTGTGGGCTTTCTTTGAGAGGGGGGGTGGTTCAGgtttggttgatgatgaggagtcgGTCGAGGAGGAAGTTGAGCACTATCTGAGCCTTGTTGAACAACGACTCGGTCGAAAATTCGAGGAAGGGCGGGGCAACGTCAAGAGTCTTCGTCTCACGATTGATGGTATCACAACAACATATCGAAGTCTGGTTTGGTATATTATCGTTTTCTTCCTTGACCAGGCTACCCATATTGCCTTTCGCTGGCACGGATTCGACTTCCATCGCCGGCCTCGCTCCTCTGCACTTCGTGTATTCCCCCCGCGGCCCCAAGAGCTGTTTCCCGGACCCAAATCTCCGTCCACACGGTTGAGTTACTGGCACCGCCCTCATACAGCTGAAGATAAGCTCCCTGTTGTCTTCCTCCACGGTATTGGAATCGGATTATGGACATATGTTCGATTTCTAGCAGGTCTTCACAAGACTGGTGACGGAAACGGAAGTGTTGGTGTCATCGCCCTTGAGATATTACCCATCTCATTCCGCCTCACACCAGCTATTCTCGACAAGACCGAGTTCCTGGCTCACATGACATCTATCCTGGAACACCACTGCTGGCACAAATTTGCCCTGGTGTCACACTCATACGGTTCCGTTCTGACAACCCACATGCTCCACGACCCAAGCTTCCAACATCGTGTGCCCTCGGTTGTCCTCATCGACCCTGTGACCATCATGCTACATCTTCCTGATGTCGCGTACAACTTTACTCGAAGAAAGCCCAGGAGGGCAAATGAATGGCAACTGTGGTATTTCGCTAGCACCGACCCAGGCGTCGCACTTTGTCTGGGGAGACATTTCTTTTGGCGTGAAAATATCCTGTGGAAAGAAGATTTGTTGGGGACTCAAAGTGACGGCCATCATGCAAGGCACGTTGCAGTTACGCTGTCTGGTCGCGACCTCATAGTCGACACTACAGCAGTTGCAGAATATCTGGGGGTTGATCTTGGCATCGGCCGTAATGGCATGGTAGCGGAATCGCACAATGGCGTTGAAGTAGTTATGTTCCCGAAACTGGACCACGCGCAGGTGTTTGATGACCGTGTAAGTAGAGAGTCGGTGATTCAGATGGTTAGATCGAGATGCGCAAGTTAG
- a CDS encoding hypothetical protein (EggNog:ENOG41), giving the protein MLSSTPMTVLDPNVVIPSLSTRVRSSLTMPTQTLVARNWTQNNTTTKADDFPIFYPDRDGIIALALLAAILGLFMGLVLRDLLNKRRTGEFKEDKKSCGSFFRTLFRMPCIMCSSDSLRQLWIKFTNLFRSKKNQRVVKKADQDGIELDVRLQSGRPIGVFNGASSPKIAFASDKTRRSNSKGKAVETTVLPRVADFSVGQGFVSTHVRGASSGSNRGDSSEHDNTLGISNPEGLSTENAGSSATNNHSSGSSSAAASRSHWWSLGHGHGHDTSHSHSHSNSHSHDYGSHSYDFGHTDSGGFDSGGFDGGGGGGGGD; this is encoded by the coding sequence ATGTTGTCCTCAACCCCTATGACGGTCCTGGACCCGAATGTCGTCATCCCTTCATTATCTACAAGAGTCAGAAGCAGCTTGACCATGCCAACCCAAACATTAGTCGCCAGAAACTGGACGCAaaacaacaccaccaccaaagcagATGACTTTCCGATCTTCTACCCCGACAGGGACGGTATCATTGCCTTGGCACTTCTCGCAGCCATCTTGGGCCTCTTCATGGGACTCGTACTCCGAGATCTTCTGAACAAGAGACGCACTGGCGAGTtcaaggaagacaagaagagtTGTGGATCGTTTTTCCGAACACTCTTCCGCATGCCTTGTATCATGTGTAGCTCGGACAGCTTGAGGCAACTATGGATCAAGTTCACGAATCTCTTCCGCTCCAAGAAAAACCAGCGCGTGGTGAAGAAGGCGGACCAGGACGGAATCGAACTGGACGTCAGACTCCAGAGCGGGAGACCAATCGGGGTATTTAATGGTGCCTCGTCGCCCAAGATCGCCTTTGCTTCAGATAAGACTAGGAGGAGTAATTCCAAAGGCAAGGCCGTCGAAACCACCGTTCTTCCTCGAGTCGCCGACTTCAGCGTGGGCCAAGGCTTCGTATCTACTCATGTACGTGGGGCCAGCTCAGGGTCTAACCGAGGCGACTCTTCTGAACATGATAATACTTTGGGTATTTCCAATCCTGAAGGTTTGTCCACCGAGAACGCAGGTTCTAGCGCGACGAATAACCACAGCTCAGGTTCAAGTTCAGCTGCAGCCAGCCGTAGCCATTGGTGGTCGCTTGGGCATGGCCACGGCCATGATACTAGCCACAGTCACAGTCATAGCAACTCCCATAGTCATGATTATGGGTCGCATTCTTATGATTTCGGCCATACTGACTCTGGTGGCTTTGACTCTGGTGGTTTcgatggaggtggtggtggtggtggtggcgaCTAA
- a CDS encoding hypothetical protein (EggNog:ENOG41~BUSCO:EOG0926506Z), producing the protein MDPLDNMAGAPVPKNFDAENAQNNEDIEKQFAVKVVQHMQTYWSILERVKGSSLRLTKIDDEIMEHLKTDFPEFDPAAKVDEDEMKSKAGKERWRKFMMAYEKKVDDYNFGTMVRDRPDVEYEEDTTIFVPRMQFYALEIARNRAGLNDWIYEQAQAQKNKSK; encoded by the exons ATGGACCCCCTCGACAACATGGCCGGCGCCCCCGTGCCTAAGAACTTTGACGCCGAGAACGCCCAGAACAACGAAGAC ATCGAGAAGCAATTCGCCGTCAAGGTCGTCCAGCACATGCAGACCTACTGGTCCATCCTCGAGCGCGTCAAGGGCTCATCCCTCCGCCTGACAAAGATCGACGACGAGATCATGGAGCACCTCAAGACCGACTTCCCCGAGTTCGACCCCGCCGCAAAggtcgacgaggacgagatGAAGAGCAAGGCCGGCAAGGAGCGCTGGCGAAAGTTCATGATGGCgtatgagaagaaggtcgacGATTATAACTTTGGTACCATGGTGCGCGATAGACCCGACGTCGAGTATGAGGAGGATACCACGATCTTTGTGCCTCGTATGCAGTTTTACGCTCTTGAGATTGCACG AAACCGTGCTGGTCTTAACGACTGGATCTACGagcaggctcaggctcagaagAACAAGTCCAAGTAA